Proteins encoded in a region of the Pseudomonas cavernicola genome:
- a CDS encoding FAD-binding protein has protein sequence MPTTRRRGERALLDGLRRPSSGANTLRRAAARLRPARLAIAKAPAWLFPQGREPGGLAGQIGVDPAGLARSVERFNAMAVQGRDEDFHKGESLFDRYYGDPNVQPIPAWHRCTKGPFYAVRIDAGDIGTKGGLLTDVHARVLHVDGQPIAGLYAIGNSAASMMGRTYPGAGSTIGPAMTFGYLAANHIKNQSLMIQRLSSPSLLT, from the coding sequence ATGCCAACAACGCGAAGGCGCGGTGAGCGTGCCCTGCTGGATGGTCTTCGACGCCCGAGTTCCGGCGCAAATACCCTGCGGCGCGCTGCTGCCCGGTTACGCCCAGCCAGACTGGCAATTGCCAAAGCACCTGCGTGGCTATTTCCACAAGGCCGCGAGCCTGGAGGCCTGGCCGGGCAGATCGGCGTCGATCCCGCTGGATTGGCGCGCAGCGTGGAGCGCTTCAACGCCATGGCCGTGCAGGGGCGCGACGAGGATTTCCATAAGGGCGAGTCGCTGTTCGACCGCTACTACGGTGATCCCAATGTGCAGCCCATCCCTGCCTGGCACCGCTGCACCAAGGGGCCGTTCTATGCCGTGCGCATCGACGCCGGCGATATCGGTACCAAGGGCGGCCTGCTCACCGACGTGCATGCCCGCGTACTGCATGTGGATGGTCAGCCGATCGCCGGCCTGTATGCGATCGGCAACAGCGCGGCCTCGATGATGGGCCGTACCTACCCGGGTGCCGGCTCCACCATAGGCCCGGCCATGACCTTCGGTTACCTGGCGGCGAACCATATCAAGAACCAGAGCCTGATGATCCAGCGCTTGAGCAGTCCGTCGCTATTAACCTAA